The following are encoded together in the Culex pipiens pallens isolate TS chromosome 1, TS_CPP_V2, whole genome shotgun sequence genome:
- the LOC120418058 gene encoding fibrous sheath CABYR-binding protein-like — protein sequence MNVKNKTCLFCLKQRQILVDDSCTAKAIQKIYSITLPTDECRICIECHFNVGRIREFKQSIDRCSDFDVDSCFVCKSENTVSGEPGVDRVVDYLLKQCTTIDIGNTDTVRACTTCLYLLEISIKYEKLARNYANGQRFCKHFATIRDCNVALGKIDLDSLGDICATFEGNRGRGKKGKKRGRGSWGGREENASKRSKKEDGSVMPVMLTKLTPTMTPTGRPGKKSLSPDASSSKKGGKGKPNSKIFIKLPGPRKQHWKKNRANRITYEAPHSPSISIPSDPSMNELNRIFNVELRPLSVRIEHVDLSSYLNRTISHDKTSRHPRKPKKEEFIGLDEEDVVELQQNNTSICSVGKRKSILVTDRIESPNSAKKKVKFSDSPSIKYVEKVNFSDDDDDDSEDADYEGSKPAKKKSPKAQNGGATPENGKPRRGRPKKVKDFTAEEEKKDEDGLPMKEGNTDSSEKKDDVTDACSTNAEVVQNDEKDDEPRTSDGEKSEEQPEKDKEEAVLENGSANEVEKLDLSDTLQSVEAAISSLDADICETGTEDAPMDTTEEQAPPMAIDEAPKEDEIQPAETDDAEMKATPEPEKSPEDVEMVESRTPPEVALEDVDMKEESPTEVVTNHTEPHSEPEIAREDIPQEAATTEFEASDKEDEIEQVKQCLNNILGEQISDSEPSQTGEQSNQEKEKVESVPNEKHEPPEVETEPEAEQPQELTAKADPETEPESSQLEKSPPPPPPPPPETPERKDQTFSSLDDVDDISDDDGILDQLDQDGEEDGRHNRKRSPDLPPLGEDSL from the exons ATGAATGTGAAAAATAAGACCTGCCTGTTTTGCCTCAAGCAGCGGCAAATCCTGGTGGACGATTCCTGCACGGCGAAGGCTATCCAGAAGATCTACAGCATCACG CTTCCGACCGACGAATGCCGCATCTGCATCGAGTGTCATTTTAACGTTGGCCGCATCCGGGAGTTTAAGCAAAGCATCGACCGGTGTTCCGACTTTGACGTGGACAGTTGCTTCGTTTGCAAGTCGGAAAACACCGTAAGTGGTGAACCAGGTGTGGACCGTGTCGTCGACTATCTGCTCAAGCAATGTACGACCATCGATATTGGTAACACGGACACCGTCAGAGCATGCACGACGTGTCTGTACCTGTTGGAGATTTCCATTAAGTACGAAAAGCTTGCACGAAACTACGCCAACGGCCAGCGCTTCTGCAAGCACTTTGCCACCATTCGGGATTGCAACGTTGCACTGGGCAAGATCGATCTGGATTCGCTGGGGGACATTTGTGCCACCTTTGAGGGCAACCGAGGGCGTggcaaaaaaggcaaaaagcGGGGCCGAGGATCGTGGGGCGGTCGCGAGGAGAATGCTTCCAAGAGGTCCAAGAAAGAGGACGGTTCCGTTATGCCGGTCATGCTGACAAAGCTGACTCCGACAATGACGCCAACAGGACGACCCGGCAAGAAGAGCCTTTCGCCGGACGCGAGCTCCAGCAAGAAGGGCGGAAAGG GCAAACCCAACAGCAAAATATTCATCAAGCTTCCGGGCCCGCGAAAGCAGCACTGGAAAAAAAACCGCGCCAACCGCATCACGTATGAAGCTCCCCATTCGCCGAGCATATCCATTCCGAGCGATCCGTCCATGAACGAGTTGAACCGAATCTTCAATGTCGAGCTGCGTCCGCTATCTGTTCGGATAGAGCACGTGGATCTGTCGAGCTACTTGAACCGGACGATTTCGCACGACAAAACCTCGCGACATCCACGAAAGCCCAAGAAGGAGGAGTTTATCGGGTTGGACGAGGAAGACGTGGTCGAACTGCAGCAAAACAACACCAGCATCTGCTCGGTCGGGAAGCGGAAGAGCATTCTGGTGACGGACCGCATCGAAAGTCCCAACTCGGCCAAAAAGAAGGTCAAATTTTCCGACTCACCCAGCATCAAATACGTGGAAAAGGTGAACTttagcgacgacgacgatgacgacagcGAGGATGCCGATTACGAAGGCAGCAAACCGGCCAAGAAGAAGAGCCCGAAAGCGCAAAATGGCGGTGCAACGCCGGAGAACGGCAAACCGCGCCGGGGCAGACCCAAGAAGGTGAAGGACTTTACAGCGGAGGAGGAGAAAAAGGACGAGGACGGCTTGCCGATGAAAGAGGGCAACACTGATTCGAGTGAAAAGAAAGATGATGTAACGGATGCGTGTTCGACAAATGCCGAAGTCGTACAAAACGACGAAAAGGATGATGAACCTAGGACCAGTGACGGAGAAAAATCCGAGGAGCAACCTGAAAAGGACAAG GAAGAAGCCGTGCTCGAGAATGGCAGCGCAAACGAAGTGGAGAAGCTCGATTTATCAGATACGTTGCAATCTGTCGAAGCTGCCATTAGTTCGCTGGATGCGGATATATGCGAAACCGGCACGGAAGACGCTCCAATGGACACGACTGAAGAACAAGCGCCCCCAATGGCGATCGATGAAGCACCGAAAGAAGACGAAATCCAACCGGCGGAAACGGACGACGCGGAAATGAAAGCCACACCGGAACCGGAGAAATCACCCGAAGACGTTGAAATGGTCGAGTCCCGCACACCTCCGGAAGTAGCGCTGGAGGATGTTGACATGAAGGAAGAAAGCCCAACTGAAGTGGTCACGAACCACACCGAACCACACTCGGAACCAGAAATTGCAAGGGAAGACATCCCACAAGAGGCGGCCACAACAGAGTTTGAAGCGTCGGACAAGGAAGATGAAATCGAACAGGTGAAGCAATGCCTCAACAACATTCTGGGAGAGCAAATTTCCGATTCTGAGCCGAGCCAAACGGGTGAACAAAGCAATCAGGAGAAGGAAAAAGTCGAATCGGTGCCTAACGAGAAACACGAACCACCAGAAGTGGAAACTGAGCCGGAAGCGGAACAGCCACAGGAATTAACCGCGAAAGCAGATCCGGAAACGGAACCAGAATCATCCCAACTCGAAAAATCtcctccaccaccaccaccaccgccgccaGAAACGCCTGAAAGGAAGGATCAGACGTTCTCCTCGCTGGACGATGTCGACGACATTTCCGACGACGATGGCATTCTGGACCAACTGGACCAAGATGGCGAGGAAGATGGGCGACACAACCGCAAACGATCGCCCGATCTTCCACCGCTAGGAGAGGACAGTCTCTAG
- the LOC120418068 gene encoding probable 60S ribosomal protein L37-A, producing MTKGTSSFGKRRNKTHTLCRRCGRSSYHIQKHTCSQCGYPSAKIRTYNWSIKAKRRKTTGTGRMRYLKIVRRKFRNGFREGQVAKPRKAAA from the exons ATG ACCAAGGGTACCTCCAGCTTTGGTAAACGTCGTAATAAGACCCATACGCTGTGCCGTCGGTGCGGCCGGTCTTCTTACCACATCCAGAAGCACACTTGCTCCCAATGTGGATATCCGTCCGCTAAGATCCGTACCT ACAACTGGTCGATCAAGGCTAAGAGGAGGAAGACCACCGGAACTGGCCGCATGCGCTACCTGAAGATTGTGCGTCGCAAGTTCCGCAACGGTTTCCGCGAGGGACAGGTCGCCAAGCCCCGCAAGGCTGCCGCataa